Proteins from one Candidatus Hydrogenedens sp. genomic window:
- a CDS encoding YkgJ family cysteine cluster protein: MGIKVVHFKCHHCGHCCRDVICCPTPFDVIQIVKATNLSPKEFLEFVTPEDIQGIAKSDPTWLKVNGKKYMMALKRTQKGCFFRDTKNGFCKVYHHRPLLCRLFPFKLRQKRSGEVHSFSLHKDVGCPKHRDGLVNVEELTKIWEEDQEHQQDYQELVAYFNSQHKSANTPFDFIDLFVVIIKSKRISTK; this comes from the coding sequence ATGGGAATAAAGGTTGTTCATTTTAAGTGCCATCATTGTGGTCATTGTTGCCGAGATGTTATTTGTTGTCCGACACCATTCGATGTAATTCAGATAGTTAAGGCAACAAATTTAAGTCCAAAAGAGTTTTTAGAATTTGTAACGCCTGAAGATATTCAGGGTATTGCCAAGTCTGACCCGACATGGCTTAAAGTTAATGGTAAAAAGTATATGATGGCTCTGAAACGAACTCAGAAAGGATGTTTTTTCCGCGACACTAAAAATGGTTTTTGCAAGGTATATCACCACCGCCCTTTATTATGCAGGTTATTTCCATTTAAATTGAGACAAAAAAGGTCTGGCGAGGTTCATTCATTCTCATTACACAAAGATGTTGGCTGTCCAAAACATCGTGATGGTCTGGTAAATGTTGAAGAACTAACAAAAATATGGGAAGAAGACCAAGAACACCAACAGGATTACCAGGAGTTAGTCGCATATTTTAATAGTCAACATAAATCTGCAAACACACCATTTGACTTTATTGATTTATTCGTGGTGATAATAAAAAGTAAACGAATAAGTACAAAATAA
- a CDS encoding ThuA domain-containing protein: protein MKTILILTLAIAFLLSTNVGGAEPLKVLYLTKSSGFEHSVVKRENNQLSFSEKILVELGNKNGWQVECTKDASKINAENLNNYDVVIFYTSGDLTEAGTDGQPPMKSEGEQELIKWIQNGGGFIGIHPANDSFHSKGDKISDYVKMLGGEFATHGKQFKGKLEIVSKGHPALGNFPDGWETEEEWYLMKNMNKEIMHVLILLNPGEERKKQEMYNVPSYPIVWCHEFGKGRVVYNGLGHREDVWESSQYQELLKSNIIWASGQGPAQAEPNYQKVMPEK from the coding sequence ATGAAGACCATCCTCATACTCACATTAGCCATTGCCTTTTTATTATCCACCAATGTCGGTGGTGCAGAACCATTAAAGGTTCTTTATCTCACCAAATCTTCAGGTTTCGAACATAGTGTAGTGAAACGAGAAAACAATCAACTTTCCTTTTCCGAAAAAATTTTAGTAGAGTTGGGAAATAAAAATGGTTGGCAGGTCGAGTGCACTAAAGATGCCTCAAAAATCAATGCTGAGAATTTAAATAATTACGATGTCGTAATTTTTTATACCTCTGGCGATTTAACAGAAGCAGGTACTGATGGACAACCCCCTATGAAGTCCGAAGGGGAACAAGAACTAATTAAATGGATACAGAATGGAGGTGGTTTTATTGGTATACATCCAGCAAACGACAGTTTCCATTCTAAGGGGGATAAAATAAGTGATTATGTAAAAATGTTAGGAGGTGAATTCGCAACACATGGCAAACAATTCAAAGGAAAACTCGAAATTGTAAGTAAAGGACATCCCGCCTTAGGAAACTTCCCCGATGGCTGGGAAACAGAAGAAGAATGGTATTTGATGAAAAATATGAACAAAGAAATCATGCATGTGTTGATATTACTAAATCCAGGTGAAGAACGGAAGAAACAGGAAATGTATAATGTCCCGAGTTATCCGATTGTTTGGTGTCATGAATTTGGAAAGGGACGAGTAGTATATAATGGATTGGGTCATCGCGAAGATGTTTGGGAAAGTTCCCAATATCAAGAACTCCTAAAGTCAAATATCATTTGGGCAAGTGGACAAGGTCCTGCTCAGGCAGAACCCAACTACCAAAAGGTGATGCCAGAAAAATAA